In Treponema primitia ZAS-2, a genomic segment contains:
- a CDS encoding UvrD-helicase domain-containing protein, with the protein MGDKRTIPELNAEQQAAAYCKENAVVAAGAGSGKTSVLASRFAYLLTEKGYRVDQILTLTFTKKAAAEMYQRIYSTLSFIATNDPGIKGERAREGIREFTHARIQTLDSYSVSIVKQASSRYGIRPDFTNDEDRCYALAGEEALPFLIGHRHHPAIERLYSQKDPEGIAKEIFADTVFNFSHIDDPPDFMADVRKQFDVICAEWKILTGKITENLNKLAELFVGKDGDKLLPDAASLVGKFTSGSVGFPAEEEIRTYFDSLLPLDDTECIAHSESHPIRTALLEILKFLGELSSINLRRGKKSDNPAKDIIKKIKAPLFGSFSSLTVFCMQAGFILSVMSLLGDLQKIYLEKKRAEGVLTFTDVARLSRTILRDQSDIRKSEKKSFEAIMIDEFQDNNELQKELLFLLAENPERMDKSIPSAGELVPDKLFFVGDEKQSVYRFRGADVSVFRKLKDELASGDLPLKINYRSAPELIGAFNTFFGGSEFDPNGEKPLGEFASVFAPAGIPGNDSDQLGLPLPLYEAAYSPLKAGSLNKGKFTVCILNTDDDISDEMPAGSGGTEQLIPIENEARFTAERIQALLAEKNEAGEPKYRPDDIAVLFRAHSPQQLFEKHLRLLNIPYASEAINGFFYGGPVNDIMSVLRLVAYPLDTEAYAVMLRSPFVGLTLQGLAVCLAVFSRAADKDVEALPPQPFSDDALSRLSETEQAKFICGRELYRRIRGKASQETVSALVSELWYTEGYRYETEWHSQTIVYRELYDYLFHLAAKTDEDGLGLAAFTDSIQNLRDSGGKLEKIDIPLERSGAVRLMTVHKSKGLEFPVVFLCGCGKWSKRGGDSADVYETTIGGVSFNPPMPSDCSGIPGVKRNFFYEHSSAEEKRKKTAELRRLLYVAMTRAEKELYVTGSLNLGESEGDFSLLLKAFVDKQRTKIKPAERIAGDLILDNDTFFGLFLPALGDHISADGLTAQPSFFNLEPIPVYTEDYINSREHQGTLFFNDRKGIGAFIEKAAPFYNSAEIITTLKIENKHRTPTSFRELNKSDDVSLSFTVDKNYSGESSDEIFSKVDGVLKRFALEGDGRETGPGAVPPREASFTPADFGTIAHACVEALMNHIIPEIPSRLAGPLSPQEADTLLDAGVKLAKRFLSSSLGKAAEGASLRKSEYRFRSLYGETGHAQHTGHAEHAFINGTIDLLFENGEAVYVVDFKTDSREDPAEHAAQMAFYYKAAMDLLGFPHKKDCRVFLFYLRTGHAVEMTQAAKQFNLEKIFHL; encoded by the coding sequence AGCCGCTTTGCGTACCTTTTAACCGAAAAAGGGTACCGGGTAGATCAGATTCTTACCCTTACATTTACAAAGAAAGCTGCGGCGGAAATGTACCAGCGTATTTACAGTACCCTCAGTTTTATTGCAACAAATGATCCTGGTATCAAAGGGGAGCGGGCGAGAGAGGGTATACGCGAATTTACCCATGCCAGAATACAAACCCTGGATTCTTACAGTGTTTCTATTGTCAAACAGGCGTCATCCCGGTACGGTATACGCCCTGACTTTACCAATGATGAAGATCGGTGTTATGCCCTGGCCGGAGAAGAAGCTCTGCCCTTTTTAATCGGCCACCGGCATCATCCGGCTATTGAGCGCTTGTATTCACAAAAGGACCCAGAGGGCATTGCAAAAGAAATTTTTGCGGATACGGTCTTTAATTTCAGCCATATTGATGACCCTCCTGATTTTATGGCGGATGTGAGAAAACAGTTCGATGTAATCTGCGCTGAATGGAAAATATTGACCGGAAAAATCACAGAAAATCTGAATAAACTGGCGGAGCTCTTTGTCGGTAAGGATGGGGATAAGCTGCTTCCGGATGCGGCCTCCCTGGTTGGTAAATTTACATCCGGAAGTGTTGGCTTTCCTGCTGAAGAAGAAATTCGCACTTATTTTGATTCGTTGCTGCCACTTGATGATACCGAATGTATTGCTCACTCTGAATCCCATCCAATCAGGACTGCCCTCTTGGAGATACTCAAGTTTCTGGGAGAATTATCTTCAATCAATCTGCGCAGGGGCAAGAAAAGTGATAATCCTGCTAAGGATATTATTAAGAAAATTAAGGCCCCTCTATTCGGTTCTTTTTCGTCACTGACGGTTTTCTGTATGCAGGCAGGTTTTATACTCTCGGTGATGTCCCTTTTGGGGGATCTTCAGAAGATATACCTTGAAAAAAAACGGGCTGAAGGAGTCCTCACCTTCACTGATGTGGCCCGGCTTTCCAGGACCATACTCAGGGATCAGAGTGATATCAGAAAAAGTGAAAAGAAGTCTTTTGAAGCTATCATGATTGATGAGTTTCAGGATAATAACGAACTGCAAAAAGAACTGCTCTTCCTGCTAGCGGAAAACCCGGAACGGATGGATAAGAGTATACCCTCTGCCGGGGAACTTGTGCCGGATAAACTCTTTTTTGTGGGGGATGAAAAACAGTCTGTCTACCGTTTCCGGGGCGCCGATGTTTCGGTATTCAGGAAATTGAAGGATGAACTGGCCTCCGGAGATTTACCCCTTAAAATCAACTATCGATCGGCGCCGGAACTTATTGGGGCTTTTAACACTTTTTTTGGCGGAAGCGAATTTGATCCCAATGGTGAAAAGCCCTTGGGGGAATTTGCTTCAGTGTTTGCCCCGGCGGGCATTCCCGGTAACGATTCTGATCAGCTTGGTTTACCATTGCCCCTTTATGAAGCGGCTTACAGCCCTTTGAAGGCAGGAAGCCTAAATAAAGGGAAGTTCACCGTATGTATACTCAACACCGATGATGACATCTCTGATGAAATGCCTGCTGGTTCAGGCGGAACCGAGCAACTCATTCCTATTGAGAATGAGGCTCGTTTTACCGCCGAACGTATACAGGCGTTGTTGGCCGAAAAAAACGAAGCTGGTGAACCAAAGTACAGGCCCGATGATATTGCTGTTCTTTTCCGTGCCCATAGCCCGCAGCAATTGTTTGAGAAACATCTCAGGCTACTGAATATTCCCTATGCCAGTGAAGCTATCAATGGGTTTTTTTATGGCGGACCTGTTAATGATATTATGTCTGTACTCCGCCTCGTTGCTTATCCCTTGGACACGGAAGCCTATGCGGTGATGCTCCGTTCCCCCTTTGTGGGACTCACTCTGCAAGGCCTTGCTGTCTGTCTTGCGGTTTTTAGCCGGGCAGCGGATAAAGACGTAGAAGCTCTCCCTCCGCAGCCTTTCTCCGATGATGCCCTCTCCCGGCTTTCAGAAACAGAGCAGGCTAAATTTATCTGTGGCCGGGAACTGTACCGGCGTATCCGCGGAAAGGCGTCCCAGGAAACAGTAAGCGCCCTAGTCAGCGAGTTATGGTACACCGAAGGGTACCGGTATGAGACTGAATGGCATTCCCAGACGATTGTTTACCGTGAATTGTATGACTATCTGTTTCACCTTGCTGCTAAAACTGACGAGGACGGGCTGGGGCTTGCCGCTTTTACCGATTCAATACAAAACCTGCGGGATAGCGGCGGGAAGCTGGAGAAAATTGATATTCCTCTGGAACGTTCCGGCGCAGTGCGGTTGATGACCGTCCATAAAAGTAAAGGCCTTGAATTTCCCGTAGTATTTCTTTGCGGCTGCGGCAAGTGGAGTAAAAGGGGCGGCGATTCTGCTGATGTGTATGAAACCACTATTGGAGGTGTATCTTTTAATCCCCCCATGCCGTCGGATTGTTCAGGCATACCCGGTGTTAAGAGAAATTTTTTCTATGAGCATTCTTCCGCAGAAGAAAAGCGAAAAAAAACAGCGGAACTGCGGCGTCTCCTCTATGTTGCCATGACCAGGGCAGAGAAGGAATTATACGTCACGGGAAGTTTGAATCTTGGAGAATCCGAGGGTGATTTTTCACTTCTCCTGAAGGCTTTTGTTGATAAACAGCGGACGAAGATTAAGCCGGCTGAACGTATCGCCGGAGACCTCATCCTGGATAATGACACTTTCTTCGGTCTGTTTCTCCCTGCCCTGGGGGATCATATTTCAGCAGATGGATTGACTGCCCAGCCGTCTTTTTTTAACCTGGAACCTATTCCGGTATATACCGAAGATTATATTAATAGCCGGGAGCACCAGGGGACCCTGTTCTTCAATGACCGTAAAGGAATTGGCGCGTTTATAGAAAAGGCGGCGCCGTTTTATAATTCCGCAGAGATAATTACTACTTTAAAAATCGAGAACAAACACCGAACTCCCACATCTTTCCGGGAATTGAATAAGTCAGATGATGTATCACTTAGTTTTACTGTGGATAAAAACTATTCTGGTGAAAGCAGCGATGAAATATTCAGTAAAGTCGATGGTGTCCTCAAGCGATTTGCCCTGGAAGGGGATGGTAGAGAAACCGGCCCTGGAGCGGTTCCCCCCCGGGAGGCATCATTCACCCCCGCTGATTTCGGGACCATTGCCCACGCCTGTGTGGAAGCCCTGATGAACCATATAATACCGGAGATACCTTCCAGGCTTGCAGGTCCCCTTTCCCCCCAGGAAGCAGATACCCTTCTTGATGCGGGGGTGAAGCTTGCAAAACGATTCCTTTCATCATCCCTGGGAAAAGCTGCTGAAGGCGCGTCTTTACGGAAAAGCGAATACCGGTTCCGGAGCCTCTACGGAGAGACCGGGCATGCGCAGCATACCGGGCATGCAGAGCATGCCTTCATAAACGGGACCATTGACCTTCTGTTTGAGAATGGGGAAGCCGTTTATGTGGTGGACTTTAAAACCGACAGCCGGGAAGACCCTGCCGAACATGCCGCGCAGATGGCTTTTTATTATAAGGCAGCCATGGATCTTTTGGGTTTTCCCCATAAAAAGGATTGCCGGGTATTCCTCTTTTATCTCCGTACCGGACACGCGGTGGAAATGACCCAAGCGGCGAAGCAATTCAATCTGGAAAAAATATTTCACCTTTGA